The Campylobacter sp. RM10537 genome has a segment encoding these proteins:
- the metC gene encoding cystathionine beta-lyase has protein sequence MKPKTKLIHQGRGDQNAEVRSVNPTLMRASTILFKDHATWQKYKELRKSERVLSYGARGTATNFELEKLICELEGGYRAQLFPTGLAALAMVLLNYASKNAHFLITDAIYGPVRTICDKFLKKMGIEVDFLKADASDVEEKIKTNTKLILCESPGSILYEIIDLPKLCKIAHSHNIPVAIDNTYSSGYFLNPLKLGVDISVIAATKYLSGHSDVTMGIVICNQKEWQNFNELPEDFGFTTSPDDVYLVLRGMRTLDIRMKAHEKSADEIVEFLKTRKEIKTIFYPKLKSHPNHEIFIRDHKGSNGMITIEFNDKYNQNDAIAFVDCLKYFSIGASWGGYESLATVTTPPRTVSDWSHRGPFVRFHIGLEDTKDLIADLEQAFEKIKK, from the coding sequence ATGAAACCAAAAACTAAATTAATCCATCAAGGAAGAGGTGATCAAAATGCTGAAGTAAGATCGGTAAATCCAACTCTAATGCGTGCTTCAACCATACTTTTTAAAGATCATGCAACTTGGCAAAAATATAAAGAATTAAGAAAAAGCGAGAGAGTTTTAAGTTATGGAGCAAGAGGCACTGCTACTAATTTTGAGCTTGAAAAACTTATATGTGAATTAGAAGGAGGATATAGAGCTCAACTTTTTCCTACTGGACTTGCAGCCTTAGCTATGGTGCTTTTAAATTATGCAAGTAAAAACGCACATTTTCTAATTACAGATGCTATTTATGGGCCAGTAAGAACTATTTGTGATAAATTTTTAAAAAAAATGGGCATTGAAGTTGATTTTCTAAAAGCTGATGCAAGTGATGTAGAAGAAAAAATCAAAACCAATACTAAGCTGATTTTATGCGAAAGTCCAGGATCTATACTTTATGAAATCATTGATTTGCCAAAACTTTGCAAAATCGCACATTCTCATAATATCCCAGTTGCTATTGATAATACTTATTCAAGTGGATATTTTTTAAATCCTTTAAAGCTTGGAGTTGATATTTCAGTTATTGCTGCAACAAAATATCTTAGTGGACATTCAGATGTTACCATGGGTATAGTAATTTGTAATCAAAAAGAATGGCAAAATTTCAATGAACTCCCAGAGGATTTTGGATTTACTACAAGTCCTGATGATGTGTATTTAGTACTTAGAGGCATGAGAACTCTAGATATAAGAATGAAAGCTCATGAAAAAAGTGCCGATGAAATAGTTGAATTTTTAAAAACAAGAAAAGAGATTAAAACTATTTTTTACCCAAAGCTCAAATCTCATCCAAATCATGAAATTTTTATACGTGATCATAAAGGATCTAATGGAATGATCACTATAGAATTTAATGATAAATACAATCAAAATGATGCCATTGCTTTTGTGGATTGCTTAAAATATTTTTCTATAGGAGCAAGTTGGGGTGGCTATGAAAGCTTAGCTACAGTAACAACCCCTCCTAGAACTGTAAGCGATTGGAGTCATAGGGGTCCATTTGTTAGATTTCATATAGGATTAGAAGATACCAAAGATCTCATAGCTGATCTAGAACAAGCTTTTGAAAAAATTAAAAAATAA
- the purB gene encoding adenylosuccinate lyase, which produces MTGISVFDHKLLADSWSTQDMRTIFCEENRIQKWLDVEAALAKAQAKLNIIPKKAADEIAKKAHYKFMDMEFIFTEFKKTKHPLVPTVRGLEKACKDNLGEFVHFGVTTQDIIDTGIVLQFKEAMQIIKQELKLIAKALVKLAKTHKNTAMMGRTLALQALPITFGHKVSIWLSELDRHFERILELEKRLYVGSIVGAVGTKASLSDKANEVEKLTLENLGLDVPNISWQPARDRFIELGYVLGNINATFNKIAHQLLILSHNEIDEIAEPFGKGQVGSSTMPHKRNPAISENAVTVSNALKANLAILSDIERHEHERDGQVWKMEWKLLPEMFLMLSVVLANMKFALSDLEIKKDKMLKNLNTLNGFVLAERVMFALSDYYGKQHAHEIVYENAMLGIEKQKTFKEVLIADKRVSKVLKEKEIDALLDATTYVGYAPKLVDEFLAKIKNSAILK; this is translated from the coding sequence ATGACTGGAATAAGCGTATTTGATCATAAATTATTAGCAGATTCTTGGAGCACTCAAGATATGCGCACTATCTTTTGTGAAGAAAATCGTATTCAAAAATGGCTTGATGTTGAAGCAGCTTTAGCAAAAGCTCAAGCAAAACTCAATATCATTCCTAAAAAGGCAGCAGATGAAATTGCTAAAAAAGCACATTATAAATTCATGGATATGGAATTTATTTTTACAGAATTTAAAAAAACAAAACATCCTTTAGTTCCTACTGTAAGAGGTTTAGAAAAAGCTTGTAAAGATAATTTAGGAGAATTTGTTCATTTTGGCGTTACTACTCAAGATATTATTGATACGGGCATTGTATTGCAATTTAAAGAAGCAATGCAAATTATCAAACAAGAATTAAAATTAATTGCCAAAGCTTTAGTAAAACTTGCCAAAACTCATAAAAATACCGCAATGATGGGAAGAACTTTAGCTTTACAAGCTTTGCCAATAACTTTTGGACATAAAGTATCTATTTGGCTTAGTGAACTTGATCGCCATTTTGAAAGAATATTAGAACTTGAAAAAAGACTTTATGTTGGAAGTATAGTAGGAGCTGTTGGAACTAAAGCGAGTTTAAGTGATAAAGCTAATGAAGTTGAAAAACTAACTTTAGAAAATTTAGGACTTGATGTGCCAAATATCTCTTGGCAACCTGCACGCGATCGCTTTATAGAATTAGGATATGTTTTAGGCAATATCAATGCAACCTTTAATAAAATTGCCCACCAACTTCTTATACTTTCGCATAATGAAATTGATGAAATAGCAGAACCTTTTGGAAAAGGACAGGTAGGATCTAGCACTATGCCCCATAAAAGAAATCCTGCAATCAGTGAAAATGCCGTTACAGTAAGCAATGCCTTAAAAGCAAATTTAGCCATACTTAGTGACATAGAAAGACATGAACATGAAAGAGATGGACAAGTTTGGAAAATGGAATGGAAGCTTTTACCTGAAATGTTTTTAATGCTTTCTGTAGTTTTAGCTAATATGAAATTCGCCCTTAGTGATTTAGAAATTAAAAAAGATAAAATGCTTAAAAATTTAAATACTCTTAATGGTTTTGTTTTAGCAGAACGCGTTATGTTTGCATTAAGTGATTACTATGGAAAACAACATGCACATGAAATTGTTTATGAAAATGCTATGTTAGGAATTGAAAAACAAAAAACTTTTAAAGAAGTTTTAATCGCAGATAAAAGAGTATCTAAAGTATTAAAAGAAAAAGAAATTGATGCTTTACTTGATGCAACTACCTATGTAGGTTATGCACCAAAACTTGTAGATGAATTTTTAGCAAAAATCAAAAATAGTGCTATTTTAAAATAG
- a CDS encoding MmgE/PrpD family protein gives MFYSEKFADFITKLNFNDIPQNVIQRAKELMLDSLGTALAAHKEECVLNALSALKTSGDTVVWGQKEKIDAINATMINTIASHALDFDDTHTEAILHASAFLTPLCLSYGFSICKNAEQILKAFIIGWEVAARVGIASKGSFHQRGFHTSAIAGIFGSVSASAVLLNLNKNQIINALGLAGSFASGVNEFLSNGSNSKVLHLANVAKNGILVANLAKNNMSGPLSIFEGRDNIFKCFGIEKNSDKTELDKALGQIWQIMQVSIKPYPSCHFTHGFIECAISLKNDGLKADEIKNIHCFVDEVPISFICDPIEKKYQPKTAYEAKFSLPFLIALGFFDGKITLKSYENLTRTELINFTQKISYEKKQSTGFPKYFPGHLKATLKNGKIIQKDILINKGNFDNPLSFEELKEKFLNNAKMSLTEEKANDVLRQIINLENQNNFIL, from the coding sequence ATGTTTTATAGTGAAAAATTCGCTGATTTTATCACAAAGTTAAATTTTAATGATATACCCCAAAATGTAATTCAAAGAGCTAAAGAACTTATGCTTGATAGTCTTGGAACAGCCTTAGCTGCCCACAAAGAAGAATGTGTTTTAAATGCTTTAAGTGCTTTAAAAACTAGTGGAGATACAGTAGTTTGGGGTCAAAAAGAAAAAATAGACGCTATTAATGCAACTATGATTAATACAATCGCTTCCCATGCTCTTGATTTTGATGATACACACACAGAAGCGATTTTGCACGCTAGTGCTTTTTTAACACCTCTTTGTCTTAGCTATGGTTTTAGTATTTGTAAAAATGCTGAACAAATTTTAAAAGCCTTTATTATTGGCTGGGAGGTAGCTGCTAGAGTGGGCATTGCAAGCAAGGGAAGTTTTCATCAACGTGGTTTTCATACAAGTGCTATTGCTGGAATTTTTGGAAGTGTTAGCGCAAGTGCGGTTTTATTAAATTTAAATAAAAATCAAATCATCAATGCTTTAGGACTTGCTGGAAGTTTTGCAAGCGGAGTGAATGAATTTTTATCCAACGGATCTAATTCCAAAGTTTTACATCTAGCAAATGTTGCAAAAAATGGTATTCTAGTTGCAAATTTAGCCAAAAATAATATGAGTGGACCTTTAAGTATTTTCGAAGGAAGAGATAATATTTTTAAATGTTTTGGTATAGAAAAAAACTCAGATAAAACGGAACTTGATAAAGCCTTAGGTCAAATTTGGCAAATTATGCAAGTTTCTATTAAGCCTTACCCAAGTTGCCATTTTACACATGGTTTTATAGAGTGTGCTATTTCTTTAAAAAATGATGGTTTAAAAGCTGATGAAATAAAAAATATCCATTGTTTTGTTGATGAAGTCCCTATTTCTTTTATTTGTGATCCAATTGAAAAAAAATACCAACCAAAGACTGCCTATGAAGCTAAATTTTCTTTACCTTTTTTAATAGCTTTAGGTTTTTTTGATGGAAAAATTACATTAAAATCTTATGAAAACTTAACACGCACAGAGCTTATAAACTTTACGCAAAAAATTAGCTATGAGAAAAAACAATCCACAGGTTTTCCAAAATATTTTCCAGGACATTTAAAAGCAACTCTAAAAAATGGAAAAATTATTCAAAAAGATATTCTTATCAATAAAGGAAATTTTGATAATCCTTTAAGTTTTGAAGAATTAAAAGAAAAATTTTTAAATAATGCTAAAATGAGTCTTACAGAAGAAAAAGCAAACGATGTATTAAGGCAAATTATAAATTTAGAAAATCAAAATAATTTTATACTATAA
- a CDS encoding hydrogenase small subunit translates to MAKLSNEELKIILQNRIIEIENSSSKDKRIINEESVKNIVKYLSLGNEIPSLAKQFFEIAPKMKVVWLHLCECTGCSESLLRSELPSFDEFIFDFFSLEYHETLMAANGTKAEELLEDILDKGDFLLAVEGGVAAIDTFFLTIGANAESGHEILQKLAKKAKAIYAIGTCSSYGGIQAAYPNPSKTCGISEVLTQKVVNIPGCPPSDVNIVSNLAFFALFGVLPELDEQNRPVWAYGKCLHDMCERKAKFESGIFAEHFDDEAAKKGACLFKIGCKGPYTYNNCPKVKFNSKTSWPVASGHGCIACSEKNFWDEFGHYEKPMANIFSYAKLQNKDFSTQFILEEQIEILSNIDFEFESNIKLILQNIAKNKLGALLVENYKKSFEKNYVFIEKSFDENSNISNDFWKYLEINFILAKGEFLKNKEDFLNAAQNYTFKHASPYDFKLNLSGEKPKLDVSKSFRMPLIYLCGGLDFEGIAFSILKAFEKSVKDILEFNNPKIVNL, encoded by the coding sequence ATGGCAAAGCTTAGCAATGAAGAATTAAAAATCATACTTCAAAACCGTATAATTGAAATTGAAAATTCAAGTTCAAAAGATAAGAGGATTATCAATGAAGAAAGTGTAAAAAACATTGTTAAGTATTTATCCTTAGGAAATGAAATTCCATCTTTAGCTAAACAATTTTTTGAAATAGCTCCAAAAATGAAAGTAGTTTGGCTTCATCTTTGTGAATGTACCGGCTGCAGTGAGAGTTTATTACGTTCTGAATTACCGAGTTTTGATGAATTTATATTTGATTTTTTTTCTTTAGAATATCATGAAACTTTAATGGCCGCAAATGGAACAAAAGCAGAAGAGCTTTTGGAAGATATTTTAGATAAAGGAGATTTTCTTTTAGCAGTCGAAGGTGGTGTTGCTGCAATTGACACTTTTTTCTTAACTATAGGTGCTAATGCTGAAAGCGGCCATGAAATTTTACAAAAATTGGCTAAAAAGGCTAAAGCTATTTATGCAATCGGGACTTGTTCTTCTTATGGAGGGATTCAAGCTGCGTATCCAAATCCTAGTAAAACTTGTGGAATTTCTGAAGTTTTAACTCAAAAAGTAGTTAATATACCAGGTTGTCCACCAAGTGATGTAAATATTGTTTCAAATTTAGCATTTTTTGCACTTTTTGGAGTTCTTCCAGAATTGGATGAACAAAATCGTCCTGTATGGGCTTATGGTAAATGTTTGCATGATATGTGCGAAAGAAAAGCTAAATTTGAGAGTGGAATTTTTGCAGAACATTTTGATGATGAAGCAGCAAAAAAAGGAGCCTGTCTTTTTAAAATAGGCTGTAAAGGGCCCTATACTTACAATAATTGTCCAAAGGTTAAATTTAATTCTAAAACCTCTTGGCCTGTTGCTTCTGGGCATGGCTGCATTGCCTGCAGTGAAAAGAATTTTTGGGATGAATTTGGCCATTATGAAAAACCTATGGCTAATATTTTTTCTTATGCAAAATTACAAAATAAAGATTTTTCAACTCAATTTATTTTAGAGGAACAAATTGAAATTTTATCGAACATAGATTTTGAATTTGAGAGTAATATAAAACTTATTTTGCAAAATATAGCTAAAAATAAACTAGGGGCTTTATTGGTTGAGAATTATAAAAAAAGTTTTGAAAAAAACTATGTTTTTATAGAAAAAAGTTTTGATGAAAATTCAAATATTTCGAATGATTTTTGGAAATATCTTGAAATTAATTTTATTTTAGCTAAGGGAGAATTTTTAAAAAATAAAGAAGATTTTTTAAATGCAGCGCAAAATTATACTTTTAAACATGCTAGCCCTTATGATTTTAAATTAAATTTGAGTGGTGAAAAACCTAAACTTGATGTGAGTAAATCTTTTCGTATGCCTTTGATTTATCTTTGTGGTGGGCTTGATTTTGAGGGTATTGCTTTTAGTATTTTAAAAGCTTTTGAAAAGAGTGTTAAGGATATATTAGAATTTAATAATCCAAAAATTGTTAATCTATAA
- the fabI gene encoding enoyl-ACP reductase FabI — protein MIMKGKKGLIVGVANNKSIAYGIAKACREQGADLAFTFLNDALKKRVEPIAEELGSHFVYELDVNNEEHLFNIGDKIKKDLGNIDFLVHAVAYAPKEALENDFLQTSKEAFDIAMGTSVYSLLSLTRAILPVLNKNSSILTLSYLGGMKYIPHYNVMGVAKAALESSVRYLARDLGSKGIRVNAISAGPIKTLAASGIGDFRMILKYNEVNAPLKRNVSIEDVGNSAMYLLSDLSRGVSGEIHYVDAGYNIMGMGDVEKDENGNTVLCWDNMKG, from the coding sequence ATGATAATGAAAGGTAAAAAGGGTCTGATTGTAGGAGTTGCTAATAATAAATCCATTGCTTATGGTATAGCAAAAGCTTGTCGTGAACAAGGTGCTGATTTAGCTTTTACTTTTTTAAATGATGCTTTAAAAAAACGCGTAGAGCCTATTGCTGAGGAGCTTGGTTCTCATTTTGTTTATGAGCTTGATGTAAATAATGAAGAACATTTGTTTAATATTGGAGATAAAATTAAAAAGGATTTAGGAAATATTGATTTTCTTGTACATGCAGTTGCCTATGCTCCTAAAGAAGCCTTAGAAAATGATTTTTTACAAACCTCAAAGGAAGCTTTTGATATAGCTATGGGAACTTCTGTATATTCTTTACTTTCTCTAACTCGTGCTATTTTGCCTGTATTAAATAAAAATTCTTCTATTTTAACTTTAAGCTATCTTGGTGGGATGAAATATATACCGCATTATAATGTTATGGGTGTAGCAAAGGCAGCACTTGAAAGTTCTGTACGTTATTTAGCAAGAGATTTAGGCTCTAAAGGAATTCGTGTTAATGCTATTTCAGCAGGCCCTATAAAAACTCTAGCAGCTAGTGGAATAGGGGATTTTAGAATGATATTAAAATATAATGAAGTTAATGCTCCACTCAAACGTAATGTTAGTATAGAAGATGTTGGAAATTCAGCTATGTATTTACTTAGTGATTTATCGCGTGGAGTCAGTGGAGAAATTCATTATGTAGATGCGGGATATAATATCATGGGAATGGGTGATGTTGAAAAAGATGAAAATGGTAACACTGTTCTTTGTTGGGACAATATGAAAGGATAA
- a CDS encoding triose-phosphate isomerase, with the protein MIFAANLKCNHTRASFKNYADILNKTMGAKCDDIIVFPPSIAFLESQTNFIQGAQNFYPCINGAFTGELGKEHLDEFGIKCVLIGHSERRNLGDEAFIKAKFDFAKEYCFKIVFCIGEDLKIKNSGKTLEFLKSQLDIIDLKYENLIIAYEPIYSIGTGVSANTKDISSVLNYLATLTQAPLLYGGSVNENNIKEILSIEECGGVLIGSAALKVENFIKLIKG; encoded by the coding sequence ATGATTTTTGCTGCAAATTTAAAATGCAACCATACTAGAGCAAGTTTTAAAAATTATGCCGATATTTTAAATAAAACCATGGGTGCAAAATGCGATGATATTATCGTTTTTCCGCCTAGCATTGCCTTTTTAGAATCTCAAACTAATTTTATACAAGGAGCACAAAATTTTTATCCTTGTATTAATGGAGCTTTTACAGGTGAACTTGGAAAAGAACATTTAGATGAATTTGGTATTAAATGTGTATTGATTGGACATTCTGAAAGAAGAAATTTGGGAGATGAGGCTTTTATAAAGGCTAAATTTGATTTTGCAAAAGAATATTGTTTTAAAATAGTTTTCTGCATAGGAGAAGATTTAAAAATAAAAAATTCTGGAAAAACTTTAGAATTTTTAAAATCCCAGCTTGATATAATCGATTTAAAATATGAAAATTTAATTATCGCTTATGAGCCTATTTATTCTATTGGGACTGGAGTTAGTGCAAATACTAAAGATATTAGTAGCGTTCTTAATTATTTAGCTACTTTAACCCAAGCACCTTTACTTTATGGTGGCAGTGTCAATGAAAATAATATAAAAGAAATTTTAAGTATTGAAGAATGCGGAGGAGTTTTGATAGGATCGGCTGCTTTAAAAGTTGAGAATTTTATAAAATTAATTAAAGGATAA
- a CDS encoding phosphoglycerate kinase — translation MNDIISIKDLDLDHKKVFIRCDFNVPQDDFLNITDDRRIRSAIPTIRYCLDHGCSIILASHLGRPKEISSKYSLDPIAKRLSRLLDKEIIIAKDVIGDDAKNKASTLQAGQILMLENLRFEKGETKNDKNLAKELALMAQIYINDAFGVCHRAHASVEAITEFFDENHKGAGFLLQKEIDFAINLIKRPVRPFVAVVGGSKVSGKLQALTNLLPKVDKLIIGGGMAFTFLKALGYDVGNSLLEEELLEEAYKILTKGKDLGVKIYLPVDVVTAPSCSQDAPMKFSPIQEIPNGWMGLDIGPASVRLFKEAISDAQTIWWNGPMGVFEIDKFSKGSIKMSHYISEGHATSVVGGGDTADVVARAGDADEMTFISTGGGASLELIEGKELPGIKVLRVKEN, via the coding sequence ATGAATGATATTATTTCAATTAAAGATCTTGATTTAGATCATAAAAAAGTTTTTATAAGATGTGATTTTAATGTTCCACAAGATGATTTTTTAAATATTACAGATGATAGGCGTATTCGTTCAGCTATTCCTACTATTAGATATTGCTTAGATCATGGTTGTAGTATTATTTTAGCTTCACATTTAGGACGCCCAAAGGAAATTAGTTCTAAATATTCTTTAGATCCTATTGCTAAACGATTATCTAGACTTTTAGATAAAGAAATTATTATTGCTAAAGATGTTATTGGGGATGATGCAAAAAATAAAGCTTCTACTTTGCAAGCAGGTCAAATTTTAATGCTTGAAAATTTACGCTTTGAAAAAGGCGAAACCAAGAATGATAAAAATTTAGCCAAAGAACTCGCTTTGATGGCTCAAATTTATATCAATGATGCTTTTGGTGTTTGCCATAGAGCGCATGCAAGCGTTGAAGCTATTACTGAATTTTTTGATGAAAATCATAAAGGAGCTGGATTTTTACTTCAAAAAGAAATTGATTTTGCGATTAATTTAATTAAACGTCCGGTTCGTCCCTTTGTTGCAGTTGTAGGGGGTTCTAAAGTAAGCGGAAAATTGCAAGCTTTAACAAATTTACTTCCTAAAGTGGATAAATTAATTATTGGTGGGGGTATGGCTTTTACTTTTTTAAAAGCCTTAGGTTATGATGTAGGAAATTCGCTTTTAGAAGAAGAACTTTTAGAAGAAGCTTATAAAATTTTAACCAAAGGTAAGGATTTAGGAGTAAAAATATATTTACCTGTAGATGTTGTTACTGCTCCTTCTTGTTCTCAAGATGCTCCTATGAAGTTTTCTCCTATTCAAGAAATTCCTAATGGTTGGATGGGATTAGATATTGGACCTGCTAGTGTAAGACTATTTAAAGAAGCAATTTCAGATGCGCAAACAATTTGGTGGAATGGCCCAATGGGTGTTTTCGAGATTGATAAATTTTCAAAAGGCAGTATAAAAATGAGTCATTATATCAGCGAGGGACATGCTACTTCTGTTGTAGGTGGAGGAGATACAGCTGATGTGGTTGCACGTGCTGGAGATGCAGATGAAATGACTTTTATTTCAACAGGAGGTGGAGCTTCTCTTGAACTTATAGAGGGTAAAGAACTTCCAGGTATTAAGGTTTTAAGAGTAAAGGAGAATTAA
- the gap gene encoding type I glyceraldehyde-3-phosphate dehydrogenase, whose protein sequence is MAVKVAINGFGRIGRCVARIILQRNDIELVAINDTTDIELAKYLFKHDTVHGEFKGSVEIEGDDLIINNKKIKVFKSRSVKDLDFAKYGAQIVLECTGAHLTTEKCQEFLNMGIEKVIMSAPAKDNTPTYVLGVNSDLYHGEKIISNASCTTNCLGPVCRVLQDNFGIKKGLMTTIHAYTNGQSIIDAKARDKRRSRAAAQNIIPTSTGAAKAMKLVMPELDGKLHGQSMRVPVVDVSSVDLTVLLDCKVKKEEINDAFRKASNSNLKGLLMVDDEERVSSDFITCSYGAILASDLTQVIADDLIKVIAWYDNEWGYSSRLVDMAVYIANRN, encoded by the coding sequence ATGGCCGTAAAAGTTGCTATTAATGGTTTTGGACGCATTGGTAGATGTGTTGCTAGGATTATTTTACAAAGGAATGATATAGAGCTTGTAGCTATTAATGATACTACTGATATAGAGCTTGCAAAATATCTTTTTAAACACGATACGGTTCATGGAGAATTTAAAGGAAGTGTAGAAATTGAAGGTGATGATTTAATTATTAATAATAAAAAAATCAAAGTTTTCAAAAGTCGCAGTGTTAAAGATCTTGATTTTGCAAAATATGGAGCTCAAATCGTCTTAGAATGTACAGGAGCGCATTTGACTACAGAAAAATGTCAAGAATTTTTAAATATGGGTATAGAAAAAGTTATAATGAGTGCTCCTGCAAAAGATAATACCCCTACTTATGTTTTAGGTGTTAATTCTGATCTTTATCATGGAGAAAAAATTATTTCCAATGCAAGTTGCACTACGAATTGTTTAGGCCCAGTTTGCAGGGTTTTACAAGATAATTTTGGAATAAAAAAAGGATTGATGACAACCATACATGCTTATACTAATGGACAAAGTATTATCGATGCTAAAGCTAGAGATAAGCGTCGCTCACGTGCTGCAGCACAAAATATTATTCCAACTTCTACAGGTGCTGCTAAAGCCATGAAGCTTGTTATGCCAGAACTTGATGGTAAGCTTCATGGACAAAGTATGCGCGTTCCTGTTGTTGATGTATCAAGTGTTGATTTAACTGTTTTACTTGATTGTAAGGTTAAAAAAGAGGAAATTAATGATGCTTTTAGAAAGGCTTCAAACTCAAATTTAAAAGGCCTTTTAATGGTAGATGATGAAGAGCGTGTTTCAAGCGATTTTATTACTTGTTCTTATGGTGCGATTTTAGCAAGTGATTTAACTCAAGTTATAGCCGATGATTTGATAAAAGTAATTGCTTGGTATGATAATGAATGGGGTTATTCAAGTCGTTTAGTTGATATGGCCGTTTATATTGCAAACAGGAATTAA
- the nadD gene encoding nicotinate (nicotinamide) nucleotide adenylyltransferase, giving the protein MKIALFGGSFDPPHKGHDAVIKEALKTINIDQLIIMPTFINPFKKGFFANEEKRLEWVIKLWGNLDKVKICDFEIKQKRPVPSIESVEYLYKIYQPSKFYFLIGADHLEKLHLWHQFEKLASLVEFVIAKRDNIEIPEQFKDLKTDIKIASSFIRNTLNTDEVCEKIKDEVRNYYKKFQKN; this is encoded by the coding sequence ATGAAAATCGCACTTTTTGGAGGCAGCTTTGATCCACCACATAAGGGGCATGACGCTGTTATAAAAGAAGCTTTAAAAACCATTAATATTGACCAATTAATTATTATGCCAACTTTTATTAATCCATTTAAAAAAGGATTTTTTGCTAATGAAGAAAAAAGATTAGAATGGGTAATTAAACTTTGGGGCAATTTAGATAAAGTAAAAATTTGTGATTTTGAAATAAAACAAAAACGCCCTGTTCCAAGTATAGAGAGCGTAGAATATCTTTATAAAATTTATCAGCCAAGTAAATTTTATTTTTTAATTGGTGCTGATCATTTAGAAAAACTCCATCTTTGGCATCAATTTGAAAAATTAGCTTCTTTGGTTGAATTTGTCATCGCTAAGCGAGATAATATAGAAATTCCAGAACAATTTAAAGATTTAAAAACCGATATTAAAATAGCTTCTTCTTTTATAAGAAATACTCTAAATACAGATGAAGTATGTGAAAAAATTAAAGATGAGGTGCGAAATTATTATAAAAAATTTCAAAAAAATTGA
- the rsfS gene encoding ribosome silencing factor translates to MQERIDLIVKILDEKKAEDIKTFDMRKEEYFVKYVIIAATLGEKHALSLIDELKTKLKSKGEEFLNIDSSEEWSVIDLGDILIHLLTPQHRGIYNIEELLESLKKNKTN, encoded by the coding sequence ATGCAAGAAAGAATTGACTTAATCGTTAAAATTTTAGATGAAAAAAAAGCAGAAGATATAAAAACTTTTGATATGAGAAAAGAAGAATATTTTGTAAAATACGTTATTATAGCTGCAACCTTAGGAGAAAAACACGCTTTATCTTTAATTGATGAATTAAAAACCAAACTCAAAAGCAAAGGTGAAGAATTTTTAAATATAGACAGCAGTGAAGAATGGAGTGTGATTGATTTGGGTGATATTCTAATACATCTTTTAACACCTCAACATCGAGGAATTTATAATATAGAAGAATTATTAGAAAGTTTAAAAAAAAATAAAACTAACTAA
- a CDS encoding DUF1090 family protein, translating to MKKTWILMATLCTMAFSNECDKNIDRISKEIEYAKIHNNIAKKSTLELVLKEVQNNCKKDPLFYDKKLEAKKLKEQEVEKIEKELHALEEKKDYMSKVEYKAKKKALKEQKHQIKKEIEDYIDHL from the coding sequence ATGAAAAAAACATGGATTTTAATGGCTACATTATGCACTATGGCGTTTTCAAATGAGTGTGATAAAAATATAGATCGCATTAGTAAAGAAATAGAATATGCTAAAATTCATAATAATATTGCTAAAAAATCAACTTTAGAGCTTGTTTTAAAAGAAGTCCAAAATAATTGTAAAAAAGATCCTCTTTTTTATGATAAAAAATTAGAGGCTAAAAAGCTCAAAGAACAAGAAGTTGAAAAAATAGAAAAAGAACTTCATGCTTTAGAAGAAAAAAAGGATTATATGAGTAAAGTAGAGTATAAGGCTAAGAAAAAGGCCTTAAAAGAGCAAAAACATCAAATTAAAAAAGAGATTGAAGATTATATTGATCATCTTTAA